The Saccharomyces mikatae IFO 1815 strain IFO1815 genome assembly, chromosome: 13 genome has a segment encoding these proteins:
- the TCB3 gene encoding Tcb3p (similar to Saccharomyces cerevisiae TCB3 (YML072C); ancestral locus Anc_4.340) has protein sequence MTGIEAQVHPPPDSTLFHEEEKKKVGGNLPQKVINQQERGSDHSSSGHHQYHELINHDTGDKKTSGSIRDASKGQVGSNSGLGGKQQSPKDIFIASSAQNTSQLPGPNPQGSVGTVPLEDLHPKEFRSAPSRKSNKFDTSITKPGILDNLGKLDEKEIKGKLHPDSDDKLFPWQNVGEFHASGKGSPNTKMSKVIKAYILENFYNDWYCNIATVLGTCFFSWLFAYIGFSWWSLIFIFLGTATVYNAEYTRFNRNIRDDLKRVTVEETLSNRVESTTWLNSFLSKFWVIYMPVLSQQVKDNVNPQLAGVAPGYGIDALAIDEFTLGSKAPTIKGIKSYTKTGKNTVEMDWSFAFTPSDVSDMTATEAREKINPKISLGVTLGKSFVSKTMPILVEDINVAGKMRIKVEFGKAFPNIKIVSLQLLEPPLIDFALKPIGGDTLGLDVMSFLPGLKSFVKNIINSNIGPMLFPPNHLDINVEDIMAAQSKEAIGVLAVTIASADSLKGSDFITNTVDPYIVMTTEDAVPGTDEEVRTSIKSNVKNPRWNETKYLLLNSLEQKLNLKCFDFNDVRKDTVIGDLQIDLADLLQNPVLENQTADLRSGTKPKGILHYSLHWFPVKEDKSDEKAKGGNENENEDAIGEEEDEDEGSSQTDVGIAKITLQKVKYLDTASSMTGSLSPCAELFIDGQKVKSYRTLRRINEPSWNETIEVLVPSKSNSKFVLKIFDDRINGKELICEYSSSLDDIMNTLDATLEFVKGSPQGDIYLDVSWKSIEMTGAFAVANSVSEPIGCIKLDVKDAIIKGDLSGVGDVDPYYTISLNRRVLYKSIYHSDTDHPIFDNSTYVPIFSPNQTLSVEFHDYQKIGKDRFIGSVQIPLSDVFKKDSTSGKFVGINDKKEVSKLKLKDHKHNVTESIVNISTTFIPITLVYSPEELVNVQKLEKDLEDKKKKFEATQIKNKQEMETDPKEWEVVEIKDPFESDEMNINKKAKLSLDELIKQKSGILSMQILEGTLSPSSAYLEILADDISYPVFTCMKSSQGKLNSETASIFIRDLNYSKLHLRVSKKHIAKDSDDVISETSYSTSKLLKQAYQEPTWLNFNGSKMKVRFLYAPSSVKLPNSESVKDTGYLNLKVISGHGLKAADRNGYSDPFINIYVNNKKVFKSAIKKKTLDPVWNEDARIPIFSRSKNHVVFNVLDWDRAGDNDDLGQATLDTSALEVGKTYNWNLDLNTQGSIKLQGSFSPEYIKPSFDIVKGGITDKPMKMASGAALATVGIAGTGIGAATGVATGGLKKGGHLLKSLGGNPMKRSKSSNGNETNGAKKSSEKKSFDRKPQSNLNSTSATPRASLDYDPSVPNTSYAPVQNGSPAVKQADSNSNSSNKKDTPSSNSRGHSRASSFARTLAPNGTYNGFITVVAAENIAKHVQIKVSLTQGGRLKHIYKTKSQKANNDGVALFDEECSFKASPEANLVLGAISHQRLSRDKDLGIVQINLGDPQIQQDGQISVKLGDGHLIVKINYGKDKNSQVPPVPELPQEYAQ, from the coding sequence ATGACTGGGATCGAAGCTCAAGTTCATCCGCCCCCAGATAGTACACTATTTCATgaggaagagaaaaagaaagttggAGGGAATTTACCTCAAAAGGTCATCAACCAACAGGAAAGAGGATCCGATCACTCTTCTTCTGGCCATCACCAATACCACGAACTGATTAATCATGATACGGGTGATAAAAAGACTTCAGGTTCGATTCGTGATGCGTCTAAGGGCCAAGTAGGTTCAAATTCCGGCTTGGGAGGAAAGCAACAGTCACCAAAGGACATATTCATTGCGTCCAGCGCTCAAAACACAAGCCAATTGCCCGGTCCCAACCCTCAGGGAAGCGTAGGTACCGTACCATTGGAGGATTTACATCCTAAAGAGTTTAGATCAGCGCCTTCTAGAAAATCGAACAAATTTGACACTTCAATTACTAAGCCTGGCATTTTAGACAACTTGGGTAAGcttgatgaaaaggaaatcaaAGGAAAGCTACATCCAGATTCCGATGATAAGTTATTTCCATGGCAAAATGTTGGTGAGTTCCATGCTTCAGGAAAGGGATCACCAAATACAAAGATGTCCAAAGTTATAAAAGCTTATATTCTGGAAAACTTTTATAACGATTGGTACTGTAATATTGCCACTGTCCTTGGTACCTGTTTCTTCTCATGGTTATTTGCTTACATTGGATTTTCTTGGTGGTCTCTGATATTCATCTTCTTGGGAACTGCCACCGTTTACAATGCAGAATATACAAGATTTAACAGAAATATCAGAGATGACTTGAAAAGGGTTACAGTCGAAGAAACCTTGTCGAATCGTGTCGAATCTACCACATGGTTgaattcatttttatcgAAATTTTGGGTCATCTATATGCCAGTTTTATCTCAACAAGTTAAAGATAACGTTAACCCTCAACTGGCAGGTGTTGCACCCGGCTACGGTATCGACGCGTTAGCTATCGATGAATTTACTCTAGGTTCCAAGGCTCCAACCATCAAAGGTATAAAGTCATACACCAAAACGGGTAAGAACACTGTTGAAATGGATTGGTCGTTTGCATTCACCCCAAGCGATGTCTCGGATATGACAGCTACTGAAGCTAGGGAAAAAATCAATCCAAAAATCTCTCTTGGTGTCACGTTAGGGAAAAGTTTTGTATCCAAAACAATGCCTATATTGGTGGAAGATATCAACGTTGCTGGTAAAATGCGAATTAAGGTTGAGTTTGGTAAAGCTTTTCCTAACATCAAAATCGTTTCTCTGCAACTTTTGGAACCACCTTTAATCGATTTTGCATTGAAACCAATTGGTGGTGATACTTTGGGTCTTGATGTCATGTCATTCTTGCCAGGTTTAAAAAGTTTTGTCAAGAACATCATAAACTCTAATATAGGGCCTATGCTGTTCCCTCCAAACCATTTGGATATCAATGTTGAAGATATCATGGCTGCTCAGTCTAAAGAAGCTATTGGTGTTCTTGCTGTTACCATTGCTTCCGCTGACTCTTTGAAAGGCTCAGATTTCATTACCAATACGGTTGATCCTTATATTGTTATGACTACCGAAGACGCTGTTCCTGGTactgatgaagaagtaCGTACATCAATCAAATCAAATGTTAAAAATCCTCGTTGGAATGAAACCAAATATCTACTATTAAATTCCTTGGAACAGAAGTTAAACTTGAAGTGTTTTGACTTCAATGATGTTAGAAAAGATACTGTTATTGGTGACCTTCAAATTGATTTAGCAGACTTACTGCAAAACCCTGTTCTGGAAAACCAAACTGCCGATTTGAGATCGGGTACAAAGCCAAAAGGTATTCTGCACTATTCCCTACATTGGTTTCCTGTCAAAGAAGACAAGTCAGACGAAAAAGCTAAGGGCGGAAAcgaaaacgaaaatgaagatgcaATTggggaagaagaagacgagGATGAAGGTAGTTCTCAAACTGATGTCGGGATTGCAAAGATAACTTTGCAAAAGGTCAAATATTTGGATACAGCCAGTTCTATGACTGGTAGTTTAAGCCCATGCGCTGAATTATTCATAGATGgacaaaaagtaaaaagcTATAGAACTTTGAGACGTATCAACGAGCCATCTTGGAATGAAACTATTGAGGTTTTGGTTCCATCAAAGTCCAACTCCAAATTTgtcttgaaaatatttgatgacAGAATAAATGGCAAGGAATTAATCTGTGAatattcatcttctttagaTGATATTATGAATACTCTAGATGCTACTCTAGAATTTGTGAAAGGCTCGCCACAAGGTGACATTTATTTGGATGTTTCTTGGAAATCTATTGAAATGACAGGCGCATTTGCTGTCGCAAACTCTGTAAGTGAACCTATTGGTTGTATTAAGCTGGATGTCAAAGACGCCATCATCAAGGGTGACCTATCCGGTGTAGGTGATGTCGATCCATATTACACTATATCTTTGAATAGACGTGTTCTTTACAAATCCATATACCATTCTGATACCGATCATCCTATTTTCGATAACAGCACATATGTTCCTATTTTTTCTCCAAATCAGACTTTGTCTGTAGAATTTCATGATTATCAGAAAATTGGCAAAGATCGTTTCATTGGCTCTGTGCAAATTCCTTTATCTGACGTTTTTAAGAAAGATTCTACATCAGGGAAATTTGTTGGgattaatgataagaaagAAGTATCAAAACTAAAATTAAAGGACCATAAACACAATGTTACAGAAAGTATTGTCAACATATCTACAACGTTCATCCCAATAACTCTAGTATATTCACCTGAAGAATTGGTGAATGTTCAGAAACTAGAAAAGGATTTAGAggacaaaaagaaaaaattcgaAGCTACTCAAATCAAGAACAAGCAAGAGATGGAAACGGATCCAAAAGAGTGGGAAGTTGTTGAAATCAAAGACCCCTTTGAAAGTGATGAAATGAACATCAACAAGAAGGCCAAGTTATCCTTGGACGAATTGATAAAGCAGAAATCCGGTATATTGTCTATGCAAATATTGGAGGGGACTTTGAGCCCATCTTCTGCTTACTTGGAAATTTTAGCAGATGATATTTCATATCCTGTTTTCACTTGTATGAAATCATCTCAAGGTAAGTTAAACTCAGAGACGGCAAGTATTTTCATCAGAGATTTAAACTACAGTAAACTACATTTGAGAGTTTCTAAAAAACATATTGCCAAAGATTCTGATGATGTTATATCGGAAACTTCTTATAGTACTTCGAAGTTATTAAAACAGGCCTACCAAGAGCCTACATGGTTAAATTTCAATGGCTCTAAAATGAAGGTTAGGTTTTTGTACGCACCTTCTAGTGTGAAACTTCCTAACAGTGAAAGTGTCAAAGATACCGgttatttgaatttgaaggTGATTTCTGGGCATGGGTTGAAGGCTGCAGATAGAAATGGTTATTCAGATCCATTTATTAACATTTATGTCAATAATAAGAAAGTATTTAAATCAGCCATTAAGAAGAAAACGCTAGATCCAGTTTGGAACGAAGATGCCAGAATTcctattttttcaagaagtAAAAATCATGTCGTATTTAACGTTTTGGACTGGGATCGCGCAGGTGATAATGATGACTTGGGACAAGCTACATTAGATACGTCTGCATTGGAAGTTGGTAAAACTTACAACTGGAATCTCGATTTAAACACTCAAGGTAGTATTAAATTGCAAGGCTCATTCAGCCCGgaatatattaaaccaagTTTTGATATTGTGAAAGGTGGTATCACTGACAAACCAATGAAGATGGCCAGCGGTGCTGCCCTTGCAACTGTTGGTATAGCGGGTACTGGTATAGGAGCAGCAACAGGAGTTGCCACAGGTGGCTTAAAGAAAGGTGGCCATCTCCTAAAATCTTTAGGAGGCAACCCAATGAAAAGAAGCAAGAGCAGTAATGGAAATGAAACCAATGGTGCAAAGAAATCAtcggaaaaaaaatcttttgatAGGAAACCTCAAAGTAACCTCAACAGTACTAGTGCAACACCTAGAGCGTCATTGGACTACGACCCATCAGTGCCTAATACAAGTTACGCGCCTGTTCAAAACGGTTCCCCCGCAGTTAAGCAGGCTGATAGCAATTCAAACTCAAGTAACAAAAAAGATACCCCTAGTAGCAATTCAAGAGGTCATTCTCGTGCAAGTAGTTTTGCCCGTACTTTGGCTCCTAATGGAACTTACAATGGTTTCATTACCGTGGTTGCTGCGGAAAACATTGCCAAGCACGTCCAAATCAAGGTTTCCTTGACTCAAGGTGGTAGGCTAAAGCACATATACAAGACAAAAAGTCAGAAGGCCAATAATGACGGCGTTGCCCTATTTGATGAGGAATGCTCTTTCAAGGCATCCCCTGAGGCCAATTTGGTACTGGGCGCAATTTCTCACCAACGATTATCAAGGGATAAAGATTTAGGTATTGTTCAAATCAACCTGGGCGACCCGCAAATCCAACAAGATGGTCAAATTTCTGTGAAATTAGGCGATGGCCATCTGATTGTGAAGATTAATTATGGTAAAGACAAAAATAGTCAGGTACCTCCTGTGCCAGAACTTCCTCAAGAATACGCTCAGTAA
- the DAK1 gene encoding dihydroxyacetone kinase (similar to Saccharomyces cerevisiae DAK1 (YML070W); ancestral locus Anc_4.334) yields MSIKSFEVSDPVNSSLKGFALANPSITLVPEEKILFRKTKSDNIALISGGGSGHEPTHAGFIGKGMLSGAVVGEIFASPSTKQILNAIRLVNDSASGVLLIVKNYTGDVLHFGLSAERARALGIDCRVAVIGDDVAVGREKGGMVGRRALAGTVLVHKIVGAFAEEYSSRYGLDGTEKVAKIINDNLVTIGSSLDHCKVPGRKFESELNERQMELGMGIHNEPGVKVLDPIPSTEDLISKYMLPKLLDPNDKDRAFVKFDEDDEVVLLVNNLGGVSNFIITSIASKTTDFLKKTYDITPVQTIAGTLMTSFNGNGFSITLLNATKATKALQSHFPEIKSVLDLLNAFTNAPGWPISDFDKISAPSVKSDLLHNEVSAKAVGTYDFEAFARWMKSGAEQVIKSEPHITELDNQVGDGDCGYTLVAGVKGITDNLDKLSKNSLSQAVAQISDFIEGSMGGTSGGLYSILLSGFSHGLIQVCKSKDEPVTKQIVAKSLGIALETLYKYTKARKGSSTMIDALEPFIKEFTASTDFNKAVQAAEEGAKSTATFEAKFGRASYVGDSSQVEDPGAVGLCEFLKGVQRAL; encoded by the coding sequence ATGTCCATTAAATCATTTGAAGTTTCAGACCCAGTCAATTCAAGTCTTAAAGGGTTTGCCCTTGCGAACCCTTCTATAACTCTGGTcccagaagaaaaaattcttttcagaaAGACCAAGTCTGACAATATTGCCTTGATCTCCGGTGGTGGTAGTGGCCATGAACCTACTCATGCCGGTTTCATCGGTAAAGGTATGTTGAGTGGTGCCGTTGTCGGTGAAATCTTTGCATCCCCTTCTACAAAACAGATTTTAAACGCAATTCGTCTGGTCAATGACAGTGCCTCTGGTGTATTATTGATTGTTAAGAACTACACAGGTGATGTTTTGCACTTTGGCCTGTCTGCCGAAAGAGCAAGAGCTTTGGGTATCGACTGCCGTGTCGCTGTCATTGGTGATGATGTTGCAGTCGGTAGAGAAAAGGGTGGCATGGTTGGTAGAAGAGCGTTAGCAGGCACTGTTTTAGTTCATAAGATTGTGGGGGCCTTCGCCGAAGAATATTCTAGTAGGTATGGATTAGATGGGACTGAAAAAGTGGCTAAAATTATCAATGATAATTTGGTGACCATCGGATCCTCCTTAGACCATTGTAAAGTTCCTGgcagaaaatttgaaagtgaaCTAAACGAAAGACAAATGGAATTAGGTATGGGTATTCATAATGAACCTGGTGTAAAAGTTTTGGATCCTATTCCTTCCACTGAAGACTTAATTTCTAAATATATGCTACCAAAATTGTTGGATCCTAATGATAAGGATAGAGCTTTCGTAAagtttgatgaagatgatgaagttgTTTTGTTGGTGAACAATTTGGGTGGTGTTTCgaatttcattattacttCTATTGCCTCCAAGACTACagatttcttgaagaaaaccTATGATATAACCCCGGTTCAAACAATTGCTGGTACTTTGATGACCTCTTTTAACGGTAATGGATTTAGTATCACATTACTAAATGCCACGAAAGCTACAAAAGCTTTGCAGTCTCATTTTCCTGAGATCAAATCAGTATTGGACTTGTTGAATGCTTTTACAAACGCACCAGGTTGGCCAATTTCAGATTTTGATAAGATTTCTGCCCCATCTGTCAAGAGTGATTTGTTACATAATGAAGTATCAGCAAAGGCTGTCGGTACCTATGATTTTGAGGCATTTGCTAGGTGGATGAAAAGCGGCGCTGAACAAGTCATCAAGAGTGAACCACACATTACTGAACTAGATAACCAGGTCGGTGATGGTGACTGTGGCTATACATTAGTGGCAGGAGTTAAGGGTATCACTGATAACCTGGACAAATTGTCTAAGAACTCGCTATCCCAAGCGGTTGCCCAAATCTCAGATTTCATTGAGGGCTCAATGGGTGGTACCTCTGGTGGGTTATATTCTATTCTTTTGTCTGGTTTTTCACACGGATTAATTCAAGTGTGCAAATCAAAGGATGAACCTGTCACTAAGCAAATCGTGGCCAAATCACTCGGCATAGCATTGGAGACTTTATACAAATATACAAAAGCAAGGAAGGGCTCATCTACCATGATTGACGCGTTAGAACCatttatcaaagaattcACTGCATCCACAGATTTCAACAAAGCCGTGCAAGCTGCGGAAGAAGGTGCTAAATCCACTGCAACATTCGAAGCCAAATTTGGTAGAGCTTCTTATGTCGGCGACTCATCACAGGTAGAAGATCCTGGCGCTGTAGGTTTGTGTGAGTTCTTGAAAGGTGTTCAAAGAGCCTTATAA
- the COG8 gene encoding Golgi transport complex subunit COG8 (similar to Saccharomyces cerevisiae COG8 (YML071C); ancestral locus Anc_4.339) yields the protein MELILNSLISDELTREQRQLSIDFLQDILQSNTREYESYFSSRAAPGSIAEDIAEIDAELSALDRKIRKSLIENKSQVIGEILGNDDRAQLEEITKSLEQLWELNSTVNKEVDEGTTNNEITNENLSLEDFLEHDHESNDTNSVMTTEDDNSVRKRKDDEFHQALNRLRNRLSTKEDDKDEIRSDTLVTVLENLDSITDLMELPFLTRTCIRTGHYQEAVMLYTHSISLKSRFPGSTIVDEVCEKVLNEIRTTMLSGLVKLLSTNVSVNSLKKILNYLNSIPPFDGKTNKSLLSIFLAMRYKFITDEIASYSLDIESSNESLIEMMVKRKVEVLREHVYMSLNVFIKNFLYDTSDLEIPFPEDLETTASKINETNEENKNEKEREEGEENEEGITKGTEEEITESSTTFKAEDNDNELIDKTKDKVEDEVETKEKKTNTESKRKDKSEDKSEDKSEDKSEEEGKEEGKEEDKEKEIEVPAGTTPTLKRESKIPTNAIMLQFVDKCVMYMLTDLLRGLNGIKLSDSVCLQLVYCSFRLSDLNRNYHHLFLNKIKDTNLFTTEQLARAINKRAELASKYIYS from the coding sequence ATGGAGTTGATACTAAATAGCCTCATTTCTGATGAGCTGACAAGAGAGCAAAGACAGTTGAGTATTGATTTCTTACAAGATATCCTACAATCTAATACGAGGGAATACGAAAGTTATTTTTCATCCAGAGCTGCTCCTGGTAGCATAGCTGAAGATATAGCTGAAATAGATGCTGAATTATCTGCCCTTGATAGAAAGATAAGGAAATCGCTGATAGAAAATAAATCTCAAGTCATCGGAGAAATCCTTGGAAATGATGATAGGGCCCAATTGGAAGAGATAACGAAATCCCTAGAACAATTGTGGGAACTAAATTCAACCGTCAATAAGGAAGTTGATGAAGGTACtactaataatgaaataacAAATGAAAACCTTTCACTGGAGGACTTTTTAGAACACGATCACGAAAGTAATGATACAAATAGCGTTATGACCACGGAAGACGACAATTCagtaagaaaaaggaaggaCGATGAATTTCACCAGGCATTAAATAGGTTGAGAAACAGACTCTCGACCAAGGAAGATGACAAGGACGAGATTAGGTCTGACACACTAGTCACTGTACTAGAAAATTTGGATAGCATTACAGATTTAATGGAGCTACCTTTTTTAACTCGTACATGTATTAGAACAGGTCATTATCAAGAAGCCGTCATGCTATACACCCATAGCATCTCCCTAAAGTCAAGATTTCCGGGTTCAACCATTGTAGATGAAGTTTGCgagaaagttttgaatgAAATAAGAACAACCATGTTATCAGGGTTGGTGAAATTACTATCTACCAATGTGTCTGTTAACtcactgaaaaaaatactcaaCTATTTGAATTCCATTCCGCCATTCGATGGAAAAACCAACAAATCGTTAttaagtatttttttggccATGAGATACAAATTCATTACTGACGAAATAGCATCATATTCTTTAGACATTGAATCGTCGAATGAATCGTTAATTGAAATGATGGTCAAGAGAAAAGTAGAAGTCCTCAGGGAACACGTGTATATGTCTCTTaatgtttttatcaaaaactttttgtATGATACAAGCGACTTAGAGATTCCATTTCCAGAGGACCTAGAAACTACTGCGTCAAAGATAAATGAAACTAACGAGGAGAATAAAAAcgagaaagaaagagaggagggagaagaaaatgaagaaggaaTAACAAAAGGCacggaagaagaaataacaGAAAGTAGTACCACTTTCAAAGCTGAGGACAATGACAATGAGTTAATAGACAAAACCAAAGATAAGGTAGAAGACGAAGTGgaaaccaaagaaaaaaaaacaaacacagaaagtaaaagaaaagacaaGTCAGAGGACAAGTCAGAGGACAAGTCAGAGGACAAgtcagaagaagaaggcaaagaagaaggcaaagaagaagataaagaaaaagaaatagaagtGCCAGCTGGGACCACTCcaactttgaaaagagaaagcaaAATACCAACAAATGCGATCATGTTGCAGTTCGTTGACAAGTGCGTAATGTATATGCTAACAGACCTTCTTCGCGGGTTGAATGGAATCAAGCTAAGCGACTCAGTTTGTTTGCAGCTGGTATATTGTTCATTCCGTCTTTCTGACCTGAACAGAAACTACCATCATCTCTTCCTaaacaaaatcaaagacACTAATTTGTTCACTACGGAACAGCTCGCCCGAGCAATCAACAAGAGAGCAGAATTGGCCTCTAAATACATTTACTCCTAG
- the POB3 gene encoding FACT complex subunit POB3 (similar to Saccharomyces cerevisiae POB3 (YML069W); ancestral locus Anc_4.333): protein MSTDFDRIYLNQSKFSGRFRIADSGLGWKVSTSGGSAANQTRKPFLLPATELSTVQWSRGCRGYELKINTKNQGVIQLDGFSQDDYNLIKSDFHRRFNIQVEQREHSLRGWNWGKTDLARNEMVFALNGKPTFEIPYARINNTNLTSKNEVGIEFNIQDEEYQPAGDELVEMRFYIPGVIQTNLDENMTKKEEPSNGVVPKKEDGTEGGDVEMAVEEKSMAEAFYEELKEKADIGEVAGDAIVSFQDVFFTTPRGRYDIDIYKNSIRLRGKTYEYKLQHRQIQRIVSLPKADDIHHLLVLAIEPPLRQGQTTYPFLVLQFQKDEETEVQLNLEDEDYEENYKDKLKKQYDAKTHIVLSHVLKGLTDRRVIVPGEYKSKYDQCAVSCSFKANEGYLYPLDNAFFFLTKPTLYIPFSDVSMVNISRAGQTSTSSRTFDLEVVLRSNRGSTTFANISKEEQQLLEQFLKSKNLRVKNEDREVQERLQTALGSDSDEEDINMGSAGEDDESVDEDFQVSSDNDAEEVAEEFDSDAALSDAGEGSDEERPSKKPKVE, encoded by the coding sequence ATGAGTACTGACTTTGATAGAATCTACTTGAACCAATCCAAATTTAGTGGCAGATTTCGTATTGCCGATTCTGGGTTAGGGTGGAAAGTTAGTACCAGTGGTGGTTCTGCAGCTAACCAGACAAGAAAGCCATTCTTATTACCAGCCACAGAATTATCTACAGTCCAATGGAGTAGAGGCTGCAGAGGCTACGAATTAAAGATAAATACCAAGAATCAAGGCGTTATTCAACTTGATGGATTCTCACAGGATGATTATAACCTGATTAAGAGTGACTTTCATCGGCGTTTCAATATTCAAGTAGAGCAGAGAGAACACTCATTACGTGGATGGAACTGGGGTAAAACCGATCTGGCCAGAAACGAAATGGTTTTTGCTTTAAATGGGAAGCCAACCTTCGAGATTCCTTACGCTAGAATTAATAATACAAACTTGACTTCTAAAAATGAAGTAGGGATAGAGTTTAATATTCAGGATGAAGAGTATCAACCAGCTGGTGATGAACTGGTGGAAATGAGATTTTACATCCCTGGGGTTATTCAAACTAACCTAGACGAAAACATGACTAAAAAGGAAGAGCCAAGCAATGGGGTTGTACCCAAGAAAGAGGATGGCACTGAGGGAGGTGATGTAGAAATGGCAGTAGAGGAAAAGAGCATGGCAGAAGCATTCTATGAAGAATTAAAGGAGAAGGCAGATATTGGTGAAGTTGCTGGTGACGCGATAGTTTCGTTCCAAGACGTCTTTTTCACCACCCCAAGAGGTCGTTATGATATTGATATCTATAAAAACTCTATCAGGCTTAGGGGTAAGACTTATGAATACAAATTGCAACATcgtcaaattcaaagaattgtttCGTTACCAAAGGCAGATGACATCCATCATTTACTGGTTTTAGCAATCGAACCTCCTTTACGCCAAGGTCAGACTACCTACCCCTTCCTTGTTttacaatttcaaaaggatgaagaaaccGAGGTACAATTGAATttggaagatgaagattATGAGGAAAATTACAAAgataaattaaaaaaacaGTACGATGCTAAAACTCACATAGTTTTAAGTCATGTACTAAAAGGTTTGACTGACCGTAGAGTCATTGTTCCTGGAGAGTACAAATCCAAGTATGATCAATGCGCAGTTTCATGTTCCTTCAAGGCAAACGAAGGTTACTTATACCCACTAGATAACgcgttcttctttttgacCAAACCAACTTTGTACATACCTTTTAGTGATGTTAGCATGGTTAACATTTCAAGAGCAGGACAAACCTCGACGTCATCAAGAACGTTTGATTTGGAAGTGGTACTGCGTTCAAATAGGGGCTCGACGACTTTTGCTAACATCAGTAAGGAAGAGCAACAATTACTAGAACAATTCTTGAAATCTAAAAACCTGAGGGTGAAGAATGAGGATAGGGAGGTTCAAGAGAGATTACAAACTGCTTTAGGTTCAGACAGTGACGAGGAAGACATTAATATGGGCTCTGCCGGTGAAGATGACGAATCAGTAGATGAAGATTTCCAAGTCAGCTCCGATAATGATGCAGAAGAAGTTGCAGAAGAATTTGACTCTGACGCTGCCTTAAGTGATGCCGGGGAGGGTAGCGACGAAGAAAGACCCTCCAAAAAGCCTAAAGTAGAGTAG
- the RPL6A gene encoding 60S ribosomal protein eL6 (similar to Saccharomyces cerevisiae RPL6B (YLR448W) and RPL6A (YML073C); ancestral locus Anc_4.341): MSAQKAPKWYPSEDVAALKKTRKAVRPQKLRASLVPGTVLILLAGRFRGKRVVYLKHLEDNTLLISGPFKVNGVPLRRVNARYVIATSTNVSVEGIKVDKFNAEYFAKEKLTKKEKKEANLFPEQQNKEIKTERVEDQKVVDKALLAEIKKTPLLKQYLSASFSLKNGDKPHMLKF, from the exons ATGAGTGCCCAAAAA gCTCCAAAGTGGTATCCATCCGAAGACGTCGCTGCTCTAAAGAAGACCAGAAAGGCTGTCCGCCCACAAAAGTTGCGTGCCTCTCTTGTTCCAGGTACCGTCTTGATCTTACTAGCTGGTCGTTTCAGAGGTAAGAGAGTTGTTTACTTGAAGCATCTAGAAGACAACACTTTGTTGATTTCTGGTCCATTTAAGGTCAATGGTGTTCCATTGAGAAGAGTCAATGCCCGTTACGTCATTGCTACCTCTACCAATGTTTCCGTCGAAGGTATCAAGGTTGACAAATTCAACGCTGAGTACTTTGCCAAGGAAAAATTGaccaagaaggaaaagaaggaagcTAACTTGTTCCCAGAACAACAAAACAAGGAAATCAAGACTGAACGTGTTGAAGACCAAAAAGTTGTTGACAAAGCTTTGTTGGCTGAAATTAAGAAGACTCCACTATTGAAGCAATATTTGTCCgcttctttctctttgaaGAACGGTGACAAGCCACATATGTTGAAATTTTAA